The Tripterygium wilfordii isolate XIE 37 chromosome 18, ASM1340144v1, whole genome shotgun sequence nucleotide sequence GAAAATTTAACGTAAAATATCTCTTTATTCGTGAGCTTTAATCTTTTTTCAAGTTCAATTACTATAGCTTTCTTGTTGAAGGATGCTGAGTTTGAATCTGTTCATGGAAAGAAGCAAGCTCGTGGATCAACTTCTACAAAGCGATCTCGTGCTGGATCTCGTGCTGCAGAAGTTCACAACCTTTCAGAAAGGGTATGTGGTTATATCAGTATGATTGTTGACAATGACATTGGCCTTTTATTTTGTTGACCTTCCTAAAACATTGAATACCTTAACAGAGACGTCGAGACAGGATAAATGAAAAGATGAGGGCTTTGCAAGAACTCATACCACGTTGCAACAAGGTTGTCTACAATACTTGAATTACCATTTCTTCATTATGATGTAGTTATTCTATTGTTTGTTTTACAAATTTGCCTCTTGGCTTTTTTCTTAACTTTCAGTCGGACAAGGCTTCCATGTTGGATGAGGCAATTGAGTACTTAAAATCTCTCCAGTTGCAAGTGCAGGTATAtctttctcttgtatttatgCAATGTTTCTTTGGATAGCTGCAGAGGATGCGAAATGAGACTATATTTGATCTAGGGTAGGCGTGTTGTTGGTCAAAGATTGATGCAAGAAAACTGTTTAGATCGTTTTGGCATGTAAAACATAGAAAGAGTGGTGTTGGTTCACATATTAACTATTATCTTCCTAAAGATGTGAGATTTTGACAAAttattaacaattttttataaGACTTGGTAACTAATATGCGGCCTCTCCCCGCTTGACTTTCTAAAAGAAATTATAATCTGGTTATGTTGAAGAGTGTGGATATTGTTGCAACAATTGTTGCTTAATTTAATTGAGGAATGCAGGACATAAATAAAGttttttatgtcaaaaatcAAACCTGCACAATCTGACCATGAAACTCTATCTTATGAACTTCTGCATCTTTATGACTGTCCACATTTTGATGATTATTTCTACAGATGATGTCCATGGGTTGTGGCATGGTTCCGATGATATTTCCGGGTGTCCAGCAGTACATGCCGCCGATGGGGATGGctatggggatggggatgggcaTCAACCGACCGTTGATGCCATTTCCTGGTGTTTTAGCTGGTTCCTCCTTTCCAACACCAGCTGCAGCAGCTCATTTGGGTCCAAGGTTCCCCATGCCAGCCTTTCATATGGCTCCTGTCCCTACTCCTGATCCATCCAGAGTTCAAACAGCCAATCCCTCGGACCCTAATCCTATGCTAAACCCACTAGGCACACAGCATATGAATACACCACAGATTCCTAACTTTTCCGATCCTTATCAACAGTACCTTGGTCTCCAACAGATGCAATTACCTGTACCACAGGTAAAAATCTTAAATCTTATCCCACACCCTAatcagaacttgaaaagttctcTTTATTATATCTGGCCATGTTTATATTATACGCCATTATAGAATTCCTATATGCTTTGCCAGGAAAATTACAAGCCTTCACACCCCAAAAAAATCTATTTCCTGTCTCAATTATTATCTTCAAAGGATCAACAATCCAGAAAACAATATCTTGATAATTCATAGTTGTAGAAATATTGGAAATGACTGATTTAGTTATTTTGGAGATTTTTCTTTAATTCCTCTACATTATCAATATTTACACCCAGTTTCATTCTccagctaagccatttttctccCATCCCATCATCATTTGGCAATCTGTTAGGATAATTGTCAGGCAATATTTATGGCAGTAATATCAGTTTATATTGATGGTAGCTTCTTTCCCCTTTTTCAGAATCAACCAATGGCAGAACCAAGCACCAGCAAGCCAAGCACAAGCAAGGGAGGTGAAAACCTTGAAGGTCGCCAATCAGGTACTTCCCTGGCTTGAATAGGTGACCAATGTGCAATGACAAGCACACAATCGTTATGCTATGAACTTTTATTGCTTGAAACCCATACTGATTTCAGGGTATAACTCAGACAAAGGAGGATGCTTTTTAAGAACCTAATGTATTGCTTGCATTTAACTGCTGTGCGAATATAAATTGGTGTCtttgatattgatattgatattatgcaaaacaaagaagatgatttcAATTTCCATCAAAAGCCTCAATGGTCGGgtcttgttttttcttcttgaatttTGGAAGGGACGTGAAACATGGATTGTGGAACCCCAAGCTTCTCAACATCTGCAAGTTCCAGCATTCTGTTGTATAGGGAGAGGCCTCTCTCTTCTATAATGCTCTCGAACCTTGCTGTCTCTACACTTTGGAGGATGGATCCTTATCCAATCAAGATGACTATTTAGCTAATGATACGTAGCGCTAATGATGGAGCTTCCAGTGCAATGAAGGTAGAAGTTTTGGGCTGATTGCCAAGTGAGGGTGAAGTTTTGTAGTGCAAGAGATCTACATTCTACAGCGGCTTCTCAATACAAAATATTAACACAGCTAACATGTAATTATTATAACCCCCCCATAGAGAGAGATGTAGcgtttttatataatttatttttctttctcatttattgttttatttattaattttctgtTTATGCTTTAAAGGTTGGAATTTTATTAGGAACCAACAAATAATGTGAATAACCTAAGTATGGCACCTTTTGGACTGTATTCACTATTGATTATGGTGACGTCTCGGCCATTCACTTTCTTGTTGGCTATCTATCTGCTTACAAATGCCGCCAGGCAAAGCCAGTTTATGCCCATCGTTTTCTGGGTAAGGAGACACTCACGATTTATCGCATATTTGTCCTATTTTGAAAGATCTAATGGTGAATCACTTGGGGTCAAACCGTATAGACTAAGGTCATGATTTTGATTCTTATACACGTTAAAGCTGCTGCACGCAGCAATTGAAAGAAATTGCCAGTTCATCTCGTTTGTCTATTGTCTTGTACTCCTCATTGATCATAGTATACAAGAAAACTGTTTGTGATTTTAAGCAAGCATGTCAGCTATCCTGATGTGTCCTAGCATACTATAGAATATGGACACCGGCATGTATTAATCCATCACAACCCGTGCTCCAATCCATCTATAGTACGGAGGGTAGCCATGAACAATGGACAGTAAAATACCTTCCCCAAATGAATGACTAGTGAATAATCAGTGTAATTACCTGTGTTCAAGCACCTCCAGACGAAATTGCAACACAGAAAAGATTTGAAGAGAAACTAGCTTGTTtacccggggggggggggggacgtTGTGTTAGACCTGAGATCTGACACTTTTTGACGAGTAACACCTACTTTCCAAAGCAGGTTGGCAAATACAAAGTACACCTCATCACGCAATTTGGCAAACATTATTCCAACAGGAAAATTCTTGCTACAAACTAGCACAACAGGACAAGGTGATGGCAGAGTCAAAAACTTCGGGTCGTTAGCTAAGATAGTGAATTTGACCGCAGTAACTCTTAGCTCAAGCaggaggtcatgagttcaagtctcatgagTGTTTTCCTTGTCGCAATTTGCGAGATCTTCCATGTGGCTTGGGATTTACCAACAAGTTGTCCGGTGGACAACTAGGTGGGTTCcacattacaaaaaaaaaagaagaaaaaaagatagcAGACTCAAAGCCAAAGCTAAGGTGCAGAATTTTGGCTAATTACCATTTACCAGCACTCGATACTGTTTAAACTTCCCACGACTATCTTACAACCAACTTGCAGTAAAGAACTTTAAGAACCAAGGGATATTTTACCAGGCTTGGAAGAAAACTTCTGAGATGATTTGGACAGATCCATGCTATGTTACCTGACGTAAATAATTACATCTGATGCACAGCGAAAAAAACTCTTCATCATCTAGCTACAACCGCAGCCAGTCATGGGGCAATATTGGCCAAAATCTGTAGAAATAAGGACACCAAGCACTTcttaaaattgcacaacatTCCAGCTTATTGACAACAATGTCATGGCAACAATAAAATCTCAGTCAACGCTAACAGAGACTAAACACGTTGACCTTATTTAACAATTTAAGGCAGATACCTTCTCACTGAAAATGCGAAATGCTTCCACATTCATAGCTTTGTCGAGTTCCTGGGAAAAGGAATAAACAAGATTAAGCACTTTTTTTTGGAATCATGCGCAGGGACAAAGTCATTTGGGCTTCTGACAAGTATGTACTCAGAGAAATCTTTTGAGTTTTCTGTTTGTGAAGAAATCCTAATACTCACATCTTCTGAATTTGGAGAAGAATTGATATCACAGATGAGCTTCTGAAGGCTTTTATCCTTCAAAATGTTACAAATCTCACTAGAAGAAGCTGCATACAAGAACATTAAGCATTATGTTTAGCAATCTATTAACATCAAGGACCAAATAATCAATTTGCACCTCCTAGTTGTGGCAGCGTCAATGACTCGTTGCCCCAGTGCACTTTGGATTTAAATGTTTGTCCTAAGCCAAAATAAGTCCTTCACATTTCAGTTATGTGATTAAAGACTGCCACTCAAGTGGGATTTGTTGAAAACTGATAAAAGTTTGACGCGTTAAAAAGAAGCAGAACAAAGTAATTCAACTCCCAGAAAGGGTACAATTAGATGCGTCAGTTTTAGTTACTTGGCTCAGGCCTTGTTTCTTATGTTTTTGAGACCCTACAGTAACAACAGGAGCACTTATATAAGTATGTACCATTAAAAAGACAACAATCAAAATATATTATCTGTCCATTGTATTAAATAACAGCCTtagatttttttcccaaattcaCCATTTTATCTTTGAAGCCAGGATGTTTAAAGGAAATACATGTTTCCTTAAAATCTACCCCTTTAAGAATCTAGCAGCAAAGAATAAGACTAGATAGGTTTGTGAttagcacaaaaaaaaatgacacatAAACATAACACAGTTGGTTCCCAAATTCAAACAAAGGAAGAGAGGGTAGGTTGACTAGCATTTCAATTTCGATCATGTGTCATTTATGAATACTCTCTTCTACGTTTTCTCAGATTGTGATATTAATTCACTTCTGTTATATGGAAGCAAAGACATACTGTACACACTACAAGAGAACATCGCATTGCATCGAGAAAAGTATCACTATAGAAATTTGCTCTGAGGCTCTGAGCCTCTATATCATGAAACCATACCCATAGACTCAAGTTGGAACTTCTGCAACACCTCACCAGGTTCATCGACACGAACTGGCCTTTCTACAAGAAATTCTGAAGCACCAGCTGACAAGTTGCGATGATGTAagcaaaaataatgaattttcaaacaaaGGAAGAGAGGGTAGGTTGACTAGCATTTCAATTTCGATCATGTGTCATTTATGAAAACTCTCTTCTAGGTTTTCTCAGATTGCGATATTAATTCACTTCTGTTATATGGAAGCAAAGACATACTGTACACACTACAAGAGAACATGGCATACGCATTGCATTGCAAAAAGAATGACTATAGAAATTTGCTCTGAGCCTCTAATCATGAAACCATACCTATAGACTCAAGTTGGGACTTCTGCAACACCTCACCAGGTTCATCGACACTAACTGGCCTTTCTACaagcaattctgaagcaccaGCTGACAAGTTGCGATGATGTAagcaaaaataatgaattttcaaGTGAAGAAACCATAGTTCAGTTGACATAAAATGCAACTGGAAGCCAATATGTGAGCACAAAGATTTTTCATAATGGAGCCACCAAGATCTTCATAttggtaaacaacacccgtccACAAAACTCCCACAGTGGGTGGAGTCAGGGACAAATAAAATGCACGCAGACcctacccccacataatatgttgaGAGATTTTTTTCCCAGGGATTGAACTTGTaacctttaggttgcacccctgcaacaaCTAATGGGCCACATGTTACAACAAAGATCATCATATGTCAGCAAAAAATTATACATTATGTAAAAGGTTGAAGTCAAATGTATCAGAAGTTCCCATATTCCTATATCAGCAAATAAACGAAAAGGCACTTCCATCCTTGCCAAATACATAAACATTCCTTTAAGTAGTAAAAGACACCAGTTCAATCATGCAATATTTTTCAGAACTCACAAATGTTGGTTAATCCACATTAACAAGGGTAACGGACTTCATACTTGATTTTTCTTCAATAGAAGTCGGTTGTTCCTCAGCAGATTTTGGCTTACTACAAGGGGTTTCTGCAACATTGTGTACAGCATGTTAGTGCTACCGTTGGTTACATGCAATAAGAATGTAATGATATTATCTACAATTCAGCAGCTAACACCTAGTACTTGAtacagttttattttttttattttttttgaatggaaaaatttaTTCAcacaccaagggggtgcaacccaaacagATTACAAGGGGGACATATTCAGATTATCAAAAAGTACTTGATACAGTTGCTACATACATTGGGATCTACTCAATGCCAATGGTATTATCTCAGGGTACAAATTCATCCTTTTCTGATATATTCAATTGCCTGTTATAGTTCTTCTTAAATCTCATAATTCAAATTTATAATAACATCTACACTATTCAATTACAGGTTAACTATTATAGATTATTTACCCTCACCTCATTTACCTAATTCCAGtaagtttagactttagagtggCTAATTGTGTCGATAAATCTCGTAAATAACAATATCAATCATAACAATAGGATTGAGATACCTTTGTGCTTCTTGAAACAGACAAGAGAGCAACTGCAACCGAAACAAAAATAGCAGTCAGTAATTGAAGAACCAATCAATtcctaaaaacacaaaatactcGCGGGAGCAAATCGAAGATCCTACAAAGGAGAAGCAATCGAGCGCAAAAGGCCGGAAAAGTATAAATTAgggttaattttgtttttcttactAAGGAACTAGACATGAAGGGCACTTGTATCTGGACTGCGCTTCATTGCACACTAGACATTGACGAGGACCCATTCAGTCCGTCCAGTCGTACCTCCGAACCAGAAATTCAGAAAGAGTTACCACAGAAACGGCGTTCGAAGACCGAAACTCCGACAGAGCAATACAACTGACTGGCGTTCTTCACTTCTTTCCTCGTCCGCCTATGGAAGGAAGCTCCATGAACATCTTCTGCAATGCTTATGCGTCCGAGTCTCTCTTAATACTGAAGAAGTTCGGCCCACCTCTGGCCTGCTACTGCCCAAACGGCCCATCTCAAGGCCCTTTATGAAGAAATTTAGCCCATCCTCAGCAAAACCAAAGAAAAGCCCATTGGGCCAACAGGCTTACGGCCTCTTCACTGTGATTTACGTTAAGCCTCGACCCAACTAACCTAACCTGTCAAGCAGGTTTATACGTTCCTCATCTGAAGTGAGCTGTCCAAAAGGACATGTCTGctgagaaaaggaagaaatgcATTCGTTACAACTGCCTAATAGAGCTCTTGCATCGTTTGCAACCTCCAAAGAGAGTGCGCTCTTGTTAAGCTATAGCATCAAGATAGTTGCACAAATTAGAATCACTATCACGAGAATCAAAACGTACGAGTTGCTTCAGGCTAACCTGTTGATAAGAATGAACACCTATAAATTTCTCTACTTTCTAGTTCCTACTTCCTAGTTGATGTGCTGAAAACTCCATGGGAGCAGCTCAACTTACAGTCCAATAACACGAGAGTAGATCCATGACTTGCAAATTCTCCGTTTGCTTCATATAGAAACATCGATTAACCAAAAGATTAAAAGGAATGCATAAAAAGAAATTCTGATTGCACATTGAGTATTTTTCACATATATAGGCCTTCTGGCACCCCTTCCTTCTTCTTGAACATGACCTTCTCCTTTGCCTTCTTGAAGTCTGCATGTGTCACCTAAAGGACAGAATTACAAAATATGCAATTAAACCACAAAAAGCCTTCAAAGATGTAATACTAAATGCAGCTAGAGCATACTTCAGTATTAATTGTAGAATGCATatcaaataaagtacaacatgTATCAAAAGATGATTAATCTATAATATGAAGTATAACATCTCAAAGTAAACAACTTATGtctaaaaatatttcaaaaacaatgtaatttattTTCATCCGTAATCAACATCGACCATTTGATCCCATTCTTCCTTTATCCCTATTAATGTCACTACTTCACTAAGCTGCAAAACTGATGCAGGTGCGTGCAAGGGTATCATCAGAAGGGAGGACAGGAGCAGAATATATTTTTGCATTGTTTAGAAAGTAAAAAAGTAACATAAGCAGATAAATATTGGCCAGAGGGATCTTCAACCAACAGAAGAAAAACCTGTAAGACCTGTGATCAAGGAGATGACAGGTTTGTGGTTTTCAATCCATTATTCATTCATTTATCCATTGAGACACGATTTGTAAAGCTCCTTGGTCCTTGTGTTCCCATGAATACAATTTGGATATTTTTATTACGACTTACTCGTTCTAAAGCATGGCAGCTCTCACTTTtgtctatctctatcttttgtAGCTTtgcttgttttttattttggatgcACAACTATGAGCTAATGCATAATTTTAACTGAGCTTGgaacaaaatttatcaccaacaAAGACAAAACATCTGCACATGGACGGATGGACCTTACCTTCATACGTCGCTCCCTCAAAGCAAGCAAACCAGCTTCAGTACATATTGCCTTTATATCAGCTCCAGAAAACTCATCCTTTGTCATGACGAATTCTTCCAAATTCACATCCTCAGCCAGTGTCATTCTCGATGTATGTATCTGCAGTACATAAATACAAAGATTACTTGGTGCCTCAGTTACAAATTGACGTAAACTTTTCTCTCGCAGGCAAAGTGAATAACCTTttaacaaatttaaaataacaaaagaaaaagggaaaggaGGAAGGGAACCCCGGGGGGGGGCAGTAGATAATGTACACAAATCACAAAAATACGAAATATATGCTCAGAATAAAGGCAAAAAACATCCCGttcattttcttcaaaaatCATCACAAAAACATAATTTTCCAAATGTACCAGGAAAATACGCCTCCTCGTTTTGATGTCAGGAAGTGGAAACTCAATCTTCCTATCTATTCGACCAGGCCGAAGTAAAGCAGGATCAAGGCTTTCAATTCGGTTGGTCGCAAGAATCACTTTGACATCTCCTCTTGAATCAAAACCATCTAATTGGTTAAGTAATTCCAACATAGTCCTCTGAATTTCACGTTCCCCACCAGAGTGAGCATCGTATCTGCACAGCACAATAGTTAAAAACAATCCAATAGAGCATCTTTTAACCAAAAGAGGACATCACTAACCTTTTCGTGCCAACAGCGTCAATTTCATCAATGAAGACAATTGAAGGGGAGAGATCATCAGCAACTCTAAATAGTTCCCTCACCAACTTTGGACCATCTCCCAAgtatttttgaattaattcactaCCAACAACGCGCAAAAACGTTGCAGACGTCGAATTTGCCACTGcctgcaagaaaaaaaaatcaactttagAAGAAGATAACAAATCCAAGAAGCAGCACCATCTGCATTAAGGTCATGTTCACACAAAGCAAATAACTGTATACAACTGAGGGAGACTAAGTGCACATATCATACGAGCATGCAAAAGTTAGAAAGGGAAGCCATCGTTCTTGCATGACAAAAAAATTCCTAACAACAATTCATTTAACATACAAATGATACACAAGTAAGGCATCTTAAGAAATCTTTCTATTTCATGATTTAAAAAGTGAAGCTAATAAGGTGAAGCAAAGACAGGGATAAACATGACACATAATAGGAAAATTTTCTGTCAATGCATATGCTCCAAAAGCATAAGGAACAACCATAGCTTGTATAAGCAAAAAATACTTTATTTGAAGTACGCCATACCTCTAAAATAACTACCAAATTAAGTTCGCTTAC carries:
- the LOC119984667 gene encoding uncharacterized protein LOC119984667 isoform X2; its protein translation is MGPRQCLVCNEAQSRYKCPSCLVPYCSLVCFKKHKETPCSKPKSAEEQPTSIEEKSTGASELLVERPVSVDEPGEVLQKSQLESIEFLVERPVRVDEPGEVLQKFQLESMGQTFKSKVHWGNESLTLPQLGASSSEICNILKDKSLQKLICDINSSPNSEDELDKAMNVEAFRIFSEKILANIAP
- the LOC119984667 gene encoding zinc finger HIT domain-containing protein 3 isoform X4, whose amino-acid sequence is MGPRQCLVCNEAQSRYKCPSCLVPYCSLVCFKKHKETPCSKPKSAEEQPTSIEEKSTGASELLVERPVSVDEPGEVLQKSQLESIEFLVERPVRVDEPGEVLQKFQLESMASSSEICNILKDKSLQKLICDINSSPNSEDELDKAMNVEAFRIFSEKILANIAP
- the LOC119984667 gene encoding uncharacterized protein LOC119984667 isoform X1, producing MGPRQCLVCNEAQSRYKCPSCLVPYCSLVCFKKHKETPCSKPKSAEEQPTSIEEKSTGASELLVERPVSVDEPGEVLQKSQLESIAGASEFLVERPVRVDEPGEVLQKFQLESMGQTFKSKVHWGNESLTLPQLGASSSEICNILKDKSLQKLICDINSSPNSEDELDKAMNVEAFRIFSEKILANIAP
- the LOC119984667 gene encoding zinc finger HIT domain-containing protein 3 isoform X3; amino-acid sequence: MGPRQCLVCNEAQSRYKCPSCLVPYCSLVCFKKHKETPCSKPKSAEEQPTSIEEKSTGASELLVERPVSVDEPGEVLQKSQLESIAGASEFLVERPVRVDEPGEVLQKFQLESMASSSEICNILKDKSLQKLICDINSSPNSEDELDKAMNVEAFRIFSEKILANIAP
- the LOC119984667 gene encoding zinc finger HIT domain-containing protein 3 isoform X5; protein product: MGPRQCLVCNEAQSRYKCPSCLVPYCSLVCFKKHKETPCSKPKSAEEQPTSIEEKSTGASELLVERPVSVDEPGEVLQKSQLESIASSSEICNILKDKSLQKLICDINSSPNSEDELDKAMNVEAFRIFSEKILANIAP